A DNA window from Flavisolibacter ginsenosidimutans contains the following coding sequences:
- a CDS encoding ribulokinase, translating to MPERKNLAGKAYVMGVDYGTDSVRTILVNAANGEEIAASVFYYPRWKEGKYCNAAINQFRQHPLDYVEGLEATIKDCLQKAGKEIAQKVAAISVDTTGSTPVAVDITGTPLALLPQFAENPNAMFVLWKDHTATKEAAEINEAADADKFLQFVGGIYSSEWFWAKLLHILRADEAVRNAIDSWVEHCDWIPFLLTGGNDAKAVKRGVCSAGHKALWAEAFGGLPSDDFFANLDPLLKGFTQKLFTKTYTSAEAAGTISKEWAERLGLPEDVTIGVGAFDAHMGAVGGQIEPYHLSKVMGTSTCDMLVAPANEVGDLLVRGICGQVPGSVIPSMIGMEAGQSAFGDAYAWFKNLLSYPLQFISDEKLKEEISSKLIANLSADAAKLPLNQKDELALDWLNGRRTPDANQLLKGAIVNLNLGTDAPRIFKALVEATCFGAKAIVDRFNEQGVGIKGLIGLGGVAKKSPYIMQVMADVMDMPIRIHKSEQTCAIGAAMFAATAAGLYEKVEDAMEVMGQGFDAEYHPNQEKVPYYKKRYEQYKKLGAFIEAQTSQKEVKSTIAVA from the coding sequence ATGCCTGAAAGAAAAAATTTAGCCGGCAAAGCCTACGTGATGGGCGTTGATTACGGCACCGATTCGGTTCGCACCATTTTGGTAAACGCCGCCAACGGCGAAGAAATCGCGGCTTCCGTTTTTTATTATCCGCGATGGAAAGAAGGAAAATATTGCAACGCTGCCATCAATCAATTCCGGCAACATCCGCTCGATTATGTGGAAGGTTTGGAAGCCACCATCAAAGATTGTTTGCAAAAAGCCGGAAAAGAGATTGCGCAGAAGGTTGCGGCCATCTCCGTTGATACCACGGGATCAACACCCGTTGCAGTAGATATAACGGGAACGCCGCTTGCGCTGCTGCCGCAGTTTGCCGAAAACCCAAACGCCATGTTTGTGTTGTGGAAAGATCACACCGCGACAAAAGAAGCAGCCGAAATAAACGAAGCCGCAGATGCAGATAAGTTTTTACAATTCGTGGGCGGCATTTATTCCTCGGAATGGTTTTGGGCGAAGCTCCTGCACATTCTTCGTGCAGACGAGGCCGTGAGAAACGCGATAGATTCCTGGGTGGAACATTGCGACTGGATTCCCTTTCTTTTAACCGGTGGCAACGATGCAAAAGCAGTAAAGCGGGGCGTTTGCTCGGCAGGCCACAAAGCCTTGTGGGCCGAGGCTTTTGGCGGATTGCCTTCGGATGATTTCTTCGCCAATCTTGATCCGCTTCTCAAAGGCTTCACGCAAAAACTCTTTACCAAAACATATACCTCCGCTGAAGCTGCGGGAACGATTAGCAAAGAATGGGCGGAGCGTTTGGGCTTACCGGAAGATGTGACGATTGGCGTGGGCGCCTTTGATGCGCACATGGGCGCCGTGGGCGGACAAATCGAGCCTTATCATTTAAGCAAAGTAATGGGCACGTCCACCTGCGACATGCTGGTTGCACCCGCAAACGAAGTGGGTGATTTGTTGGTGCGTGGCATTTGCGGCCAGGTTCCCGGTTCGGTTATTCCTTCCATGATTGGAATGGAAGCCGGGCAAAGTGCTTTTGGTGATGCCTACGCCTGGTTTAAAAATCTTTTGAGCTATCCGCTGCAATTCATCAGCGACGAAAAATTAAAAGAAGAAATCAGCAGCAAACTCATTGCAAATCTATCTGCCGACGCTGCCAAACTCCCACTGAACCAAAAGGACGAATTAGCACTGGATTGGTTGAACGGACGGCGCACACCAGACGCCAACCAATTATTAAAAGGAGCAATTGTGAATTTGAACTTAGGCACTGATGCACCGCGCATTTTCAAAGCACTTGTTGAAGCAACTTGCTTTGGTGCAAAAGCCATCGTTGATCGCTTTAACGAACAAGGCGTGGGCATCAAAGGGCTGATTGGGTTGGGCGGCGTGGCAAAAAAATCGCCGTACATTATGCAAGTGATGGCCGATGTGATGGACATGCCGATCCGCATTCACAAGTCGGAACAAACCTGTGCCATCGGCGCGGCTATGTTTGCCGCTACAGCGGCCGGTCTTTATGAAAAAGTAGAAGATGCGATGGAGGTGATGGGACAAGGATTCGATGCGGAATATCACCCAAACCAAGAGAAAGTTCCTTATTACAAGAAACGCTACGAGCAGTATAAAAAACTGGGTGCATTTATCGAAGCGCAAACAAGCCAGAAAGAAGTTAAATCAACGATTGCGGTTGCCTGA
- the araA gene encoding L-arabinose isomerase, translated as MNDLKNLEVWFVTGSQHLYGEETLKQVAAHSQEIAAYLNAHKSIPVQVIFKPTVKSTEEITATIAEANTAKNCIGIIAWMHTFSPAKMWINGLKILQKPLLHLHTQFNRDIPWSDIDMDFMNLNQSAHGDREFGHICARLKVKRKVVVGHWKDEKVTERINVWCRAAAGWNDWQGARFVRFGDNMRFVAVTDGDKVEAELKFGYSVNFHGIGDLVDVINQSTDAEIDALCETYASEYKLADSLKKGGKQHDSLREAAKIEVGMRKFLEQGNFKGFTDTFEDLHGMAQLPGIPSQRLMNDGYGFGGEGDWKTSALVRAMKVMATGLEGGNSFMEDYTYHFEPGNEMVLGSHMLEICPSIADGKASCEIHPLGIGGKADPVRLVFNVGAGAALNASLIDMGNRFRLLVNEVEAVKPKHDLPKLPVARVLWKPLPDMQTACAAWILAGGAHHTSYSQNLTPEHLEDFAEMAGIEFVLIDEATKLLQFKNELKWSDIYYR; from the coding sequence TTGAACGATTTAAAGAATTTAGAAGTCTGGTTTGTAACCGGCAGCCAGCATTTGTACGGCGAAGAAACCCTGAAGCAAGTGGCCGCACACTCACAGGAAATTGCGGCGTATTTGAATGCACACAAAAGCATTCCGGTCCAGGTAATTTTCAAGCCCACCGTGAAATCAACCGAAGAAATTACAGCCACAATTGCCGAAGCAAATACGGCGAAGAATTGCATCGGCATCATTGCCTGGATGCACACCTTCTCCCCTGCCAAAATGTGGATCAACGGCCTGAAGATTTTGCAAAAGCCTTTGTTGCATCTGCATACCCAGTTCAACCGCGACATTCCGTGGAGCGACATTGACATGGACTTCATGAACCTCAATCAATCGGCGCACGGCGACCGCGAGTTTGGTCACATTTGCGCAAGGCTGAAAGTGAAACGCAAAGTGGTTGTTGGCCATTGGAAGGACGAGAAAGTTACAGAGCGCATCAACGTTTGGTGCCGTGCCGCGGCTGGTTGGAACGATTGGCAAGGCGCACGTTTCGTTCGCTTTGGCGACAACATGCGTTTTGTAGCCGTTACTGACGGCGACAAAGTAGAAGCCGAATTAAAATTTGGTTATTCCGTCAACTTTCACGGCATCGGCGATTTGGTTGATGTCATCAATCAAAGCACCGATGCAGAAATTGATGCGCTGTGCGAAACCTATGCATCGGAATACAAGCTTGCCGACAGCCTGAAGAAAGGTGGCAAGCAGCACGATTCACTTCGCGAAGCCGCAAAGATTGAAGTGGGCATGCGCAAGTTTTTGGAACAAGGCAACTTTAAAGGCTTTACCGACACGTTTGAAGACCTGCACGGCATGGCCCAATTGCCGGGCATTCCTTCGCAGCGATTGATGAACGATGGTTACGGTTTTGGCGGCGAAGGCGATTGGAAAACTTCCGCATTGGTAAGAGCGATGAAAGTAATGGCAACCGGTTTGGAAGGCGGCAATTCTTTTATGGAAGATTACACCTATCACTTCGAACCCGGCAATGAAATGGTGTTGGGTTCGCACATGCTGGAGATTTGCCCGTCCATTGCCGACGGCAAGGCTTCGTGTGAAATTCATCCTTTGGGTATTGGCGGCAAGGCCGATCCCGTGCGTCTTGTGTTTAACGTTGGCGCAGGCGCTGCGTTGAACGCTTCCCTCATTGACATGGGCAACCGTTTTCGGCTGTTGGTGAACGAAGTAGAAGCCGTAAAACCAAAGCACGATCTGCCGAAGCTTCCCGTTGCAAGGGTGCTTTGGAAACCGCTACCCGATATGCAAACGGCTTGTGCCGCGTGGATTCTGGCCGGCGGCGCACACCACACCTCTTACAGCCAGAATTTAACACCGGAGCATTTGGAAGATTTTGCCGAGATGGCCGGAATTGAGTTCGTGTTGATTGACGAAGCCACAAAACTCTTGCAATTCAAGAACGAGTTGAAGTGGAGCGATATTTATTATCGCTAA
- a CDS encoding aldose epimerase family protein has product MSEKTGETKGFGIAEKPFGNTDGKDITEYTLSNPSGMQVSIINYGGTITKLIAPDKKGTMGDVVLGYDSLSGYLQKGNPYFGALIGRYGNRIAGGKFTLDGKNYTLAQNNNGNSLHGGNKGFDKVVWDAKKLAGDSSLELNYVSKDGEEGYPGTLNVKVVYTLTADNGLRIDYTATTDKATPVNLTNHAYFNLTAGADSTILAHELQIDADKYTPVNDLLIPTGQITDVKGTPMDFTTAKPIGRDIDKVKGGYDHNWVLNKKGNALDKVASLYEPSSGRYMDVFTTQPGLQFYSGNFLDGTLTDTKGGKKYVQHAALCLETQHFPDSPNQPSFPGTILKPGETYHQVTVYKFGTK; this is encoded by the coding sequence ATGTCAGAAAAAACAGGAGAAACCAAAGGCTTCGGCATTGCTGAAAAGCCCTTTGGCAATACAGACGGAAAAGACATCACCGAGTACACGTTGAGCAATCCTTCGGGCATGCAGGTTTCCATCATCAATTACGGTGGAACGATAACAAAGTTGATAGCACCCGACAAGAAAGGCACGATGGGCGATGTGGTGCTTGGCTATGATTCGCTTAGCGGTTATTTGCAAAAAGGCAATCCATATTTCGGCGCCCTGATTGGTCGTTACGGAAACCGCATTGCGGGCGGCAAGTTTACACTCGACGGAAAAAATTACACACTTGCGCAGAACAACAACGGCAACTCTTTGCACGGCGGCAACAAAGGCTTTGACAAAGTGGTTTGGGATGCAAAAAAACTTGCAGGTGATAGTAGCCTTGAATTGAATTACGTAAGCAAGGATGGCGAAGAAGGTTATCCCGGCACGTTGAACGTGAAAGTGGTTTACACGCTTACGGCTGATAACGGTTTGCGCATTGATTACACGGCAACAACCGATAAAGCCACGCCGGTGAACTTAACCAACCATGCGTATTTTAACTTAACGGCCGGCGCGGATTCAACGATCCTTGCGCACGAGCTGCAAATTGACGCCGACAAGTACACGCCGGTAAATGATTTGTTGATTCCGACGGGGCAAATTACGGACGTGAAAGGCACGCCCATGGACTTTACAACAGCCAAGCCGATTGGCCGCGACATTGACAAAGTAAAAGGCGGTTACGATCACAACTGGGTACTGAACAAAAAAGGCAACGCTCTGGATAAGGTAGCCAGTTTGTATGAACCCAGTAGCGGACGATACATGGACGTGTTTACCACGCAACCAGGCTTGCAATTTTATTCCGGCAACTTTTTGGATGGTACGCTTACCGATACAAAAGGCGGAAAGAAATACGTGCAACACGCAGCGCTGTGTTTGGAAACGCAACACTTTCCCGATTCGCCCAACCAGCCTTCTTTTCCCGGTACAATTTTAAAACCGGGTGAGACGTATCACCAGGTAACGGTTTACAAATTTGGGACGAAATAA
- a CDS encoding L-ribulose-5-phosphate 4-epimerase — protein MSRYDHIKEAAYEANIQLPKLGLVLFTFGNVSAADRAEGVFAIKPSGLPYEDLSPEKMVIVDFDGYAVEGSLRPSSDTKTHAVLYKHWEDIGGIAHTHSTYATAWAQSQRDIPIFGTTHADHNTVDIPCAPPMDDKMIEGDYEYETGFQIMNCFKEKGLDYREVEMILVGNHAPFTWGKSAEKAVYNSAVLETVAQMALLTEKVNPSAPRLKDALIKKHFERKHGPNSYYGQ, from the coding sequence TTGAGCCGTTACGATCACATTAAAGAAGCCGCTTACGAAGCAAACATTCAATTGCCTAAACTTGGATTGGTACTCTTCACCTTTGGCAATGTAAGCGCCGCGGACAGGGCCGAAGGAGTTTTCGCCATCAAGCCAAGCGGCCTGCCGTACGAGGATTTATCGCCGGAAAAAATGGTCATCGTTGACTTTGACGGTTACGCCGTGGAAGGAAGCCTGCGGCCTTCGTCCGATACGAAAACCCACGCGGTTTTGTACAAACACTGGGAAGACATTGGCGGCATTGCGCACACGCACTCAACATACGCCACGGCGTGGGCGCAGTCGCAGCGCGACATTCCGATTTTTGGAACGACACATGCCGATCACAACACCGTTGACATTCCCTGTGCACCGCCCATGGACGACAAGATGATTGAAGGCGACTACGAGTACGAAACCGGCTTCCAGATCATGAACTGCTTTAAAGAAAAAGGTCTTGATTACAGAGAAGTAGAGATGATCCTTGTTGGAAACCACGCACCTTTCACCTGGGGAAAGAGCGCCGAGAAAGCGGTGTACAACAGCGCGGTGCTGGAAACGGTGGCACAAATGGCTTTGCTTACAGAAAAGGTCAATCCATCTGCGCCGCGGTTAAAAGATGCCCTTATTAAAAAACATTTCGAACGCAAACACGGACCCAATTCATATTACGGACAATAA